TACTACAAATATGTCGCCCCGTTGGGGCTTTAAGAAATAAAACCTCAGAAAACTTTGTTTACAGAGTATTTAATTAAGTTTAATTAAGTTTTTTTAAGTTTAAGCCAAGGGTAAATCCAATAGCTTAAACCTCCTCTCCAACGTGTAACAAAAATAGGGCCAATAGTTTATGCCACTGCTAAAAACAGTGGCATTTTTATTTTTTAAATATTTTTATTATTTGGGGTTAAACAAACTTTCATAGTATTATTAACCAGGAAAGGGTAGAAATTTATGATAGCTACTTTTGGCTTGACAAAGTATTATGAGACAATTTCAGCAGTAAAAAATGTAGATCTTTTTATAGGCCATAGTGAAATTTGCGGACTAATCGGCCCAAATGGAGCAGGCAAAACCACTCTCTTAAAAATGCTTGCAGGGCTTTTACTTCCTACTAGTGGACGTATTGAAATTGCTGGAGAAGAAGTAGGAGCAGAACCAAAAAAACTTCATTCCTTTGTAGGCTATTTACCAGATAATTTTGGCCTTTATGATGAACTAACTGTTTGGCAATTCTTAGACTATTTTGCTAATGCCCAAAACGTTGAGCATCTATCAATTCCTAGGCGTATTGAAAAAGTTTTGGATGTAACCCGACTTGTCTCTAAACGAAATGCTTTAGTTGGAACTCTATCACGAGGAATGAGACAACGTGTTTTAGTTGCAAAAACTCTCTTATCTCATCCTAAAGTTTTACTTTTTGATGAGCCTGCTTCTGGACTAGATCCTCTAGCAAGACGCGAACTTTGCGAGTTAATTAAAATGCTTGGTTCAATGGGGCAAACTATTATTGTTAGCTCTCATATTTTAAGCGAGTTAGCCGACTTTTGCACTTCTGTTGCAATTATGGAACAAGGGCGACTAGTTAGATCTGGAAGAATTAATGATATAGTAGAAACACTAGCAACAGGTATTAATGTAATTATAGAAATAATAGAAGATTTAGCAGAATTTGATAGACTAGCTGCTAGACTAAGAGAATTACCTGTAGTACAAAAACTTACTTTATCAAATTATAAATTAAGCTTTACTTTTTTGGGTACACGTTCAGACCTGGCACAACTACATAGGGATGTAGTATTAAGCCATCCAGGGATAGTATCTTTTTATGAGAAACAATTAACAGTTGAAGATGTATTTATGGCTGTTAGTAGTCATCAAACTTCTTAATTATTTAGAGGCACCCGCCTATTTTTAGAGAGGTGATTATGTTTAATAATGCAGAATTTTTGCGTAATGTACGGGTTCAACTAACCCCTAGACGCTTGATGTTTACTTCAGGTTTAACTCTAGGGTTAATTATTATCAGTGAACTACTGATTTGGACTGCTACTGCAAAAACAGAATATTCGCCTGTGGGTTATGACAGATGGGCAGAATTTGGTATAGCTAGTTTTAATTTACTATTTTTTGCTCAAATTATTCTTTTAACTGCAATGGCCCCTAGTGTGGTAGGGGGTTCAGTTGTCCAAGAACGTTTACGTAATACATTAGTTTTTCAACAAATGACCTTGCTTTCTTCTCATGAAGTTTTACTTGGCAAAATGTTTGGCTCAACTATTGTTTACTATGTTTTAGCTGCACTAATAATGCCTTTTGCTATTTTAGGGGGGCTTGTAGCAAGAATTCCTATAGATAGCTTAGTAGGAATTTATTTGGTTTTACTTGTAGGTGCTTTGTCTTGGCAAGCAGTAAGTTTATTTATTTCTAGCTCGATTGTTAATGCTCAAGAGGCGGCAGGACGTAATTTAGCAGGTCTAAGCTATAGTATAGGTGGGTTAGCTGTATTTTTTATGATGATATTTTTTAATATCTTTTGGCGACATAATTGGGAAATGCAGCAAGGCAACACTTATTTTTTTGGACAACCTATTTTAGCTTTGACTTTTGCTGTTATGGTGGTCTCATTTATCGGGGTTTGGGCCTATATTGGAGCAGTAAGAGCATTTAAGGATTTACAATTAATTAGATTATCTCCTCGCACAGTTTGGTATTTCTTTATTGCTTTAGAAGTTATTCTAGTTGGTTGGTTTTGGGGTGGAACAATTAGTTCAGAAGGATATGCAGATGTTTCTCAAGAATACTTTAAAAGAAATATAGGCGCTTTATTTGTAGCTTATCTATTTATAAATTGGATTTTCTTAGCTGCTTTAGCTGGTATTTCTGTAATTTCTCGTAATCAACTTCGTGAATGGTGGAGTGGTAGTTTAGATGCTATTTCTTTGCTTAAACGGTCAGAAATTAAAAATTCAATTATTAATTTCCCAATTTCGATAGCTATTGTTTTAGCTGGATCTATTGCTTTATGGGGAAGTATGTATGTAGGATTACCAGGCAGAGAAAAC
The sequence above is drawn from the Blastocatellia bacterium genome and encodes:
- a CDS encoding ABC transporter ATP-binding protein codes for the protein MIATFGLTKYYETISAVKNVDLFIGHSEICGLIGPNGAGKTTLLKMLAGLLLPTSGRIEIAGEEVGAEPKKLHSFVGYLPDNFGLYDELTVWQFLDYFANAQNVEHLSIPRRIEKVLDVTRLVSKRNALVGTLSRGMRQRVLVAKTLLSHPKVLLFDEPASGLDPLARRELCELIKMLGSMGQTIIVSSHILSELADFCTSVAIMEQGRLVRSGRINDIVETLATGINVIIEIIEDLAEFDRLAARLRELPVVQKLTLSNYKLSFTFLGTRSDLAQLHRDVVLSHPGIVSFYEKQLTVEDVFMAVSSHQTS